CATCCCCCAGAATCCATAGTGGCCCAGCTGGGGGTTGGATGTCTAGGCCTTGGAAGCCGCTGGTACACAGTGTCATCCCATCGCTATTTTCCTAATTGGAAGAGAAAGTATAGATGTGACAACAAATAAAATTAACTTGCTTGAGAGTAAACAAGGCCCAAACTAATATGCTATTTTCCCCATAAAAACAGCTGCAGCTATAAAACTGAAAACACCTTGTTATAGATTGTCAGTACAATTACATCTTCATgcagcttgagagccagcatggtgtagtggttaagagttgcgttctctaatctggagaactgggtctgtttccccattcctccacatgaggcatgctgggtgaccctgggcacagttctctcagaactctctcagccccacctacctacaaCATGTcggttgtggaaagaggaagggattgtgactgTAAGTCCCTTTGAGACTTCGTAAGGtaaaaaaaagcagggtataaaaaccaactcttcttcagctgaTGAAACTTTTCCCATACTGTAGATGTAGCAATCTGCTTCACCTGCTGAACCATCTCCTGCTATGCAGCAGATAAAGGAACAAATGTTCTGACAGAAAAAAGCCAGCGACCCTATTTTTTAAGCAGCTTTTACACACACATGAATTTTGCTGATGCAGGGCCAGTTGGAATATACTCTTAAGACATGCAAAATTTGCAAGAAAGGAAAAATCCTGATGAAATCttgaactcttactgtaatttttcagctgcccacttccaCAGCCTAAGCCtccattaaaggaacaggacatttctCTCCAGGCCTATTGGCAACCGTGCACATAGTCCGCACTACCCTGTTCTATCGGGATTCCCAGTTGTGCGGAGAGAGCCCAACACATGGATACTTATACCAgtacagattattattattatacattCCAATAAATGTATGTAGAGTGGAGATGGCCTGCCACAATTGTGTCCCCCCAACATGGATTCTACCCCCTTAGAACATCTAAAAACCTAGTCCTCTATtaatttaaagcccttcacaagaCCCACATATCTGAACGACCATCTCTTGCCTTATGAGTCTGCACGCCAACTGAACTGATGAATGTTTACTGGGGATTCTCAAGCTTGCCCACAGCCTGATCTTGTTCCTTCTCCATTGCTGTCAACTGGGCAACACACTTCCTTTTCAGGTCTGACAGAGCCTATCATTGAGCACCTCACTGTTGCCTTTTAGGATGGAAGGATTTTTCTTTAAATGTCAAAAGGCACTTATCTGAATGGTTTCTTCTGaggaacaattagggttgccaggcctcccccaCAACCAGAAACCatacagatttttttggggggagtgctgGAGTCTGCATTATTCCCGGGTTTACCCGGAAATGACGAttgctccccccttcagctggccctcttccacccgtcgaccagctgagggtcggcaggcagcctggtCAATTGGCAGGCATTTGTCCGCCAATGCCAGGCAATTGGCAAGTCTAGGAACAAGTGATACTTTAATGATACCGCTCATTTAGTCTACAAGCCTTGAACAATTGTCACACTAGATACaattaaaataagaataaaaatagaTAATTTAAATAGCCAACTAGTTAGCGCACTTGAAGTCCTTTGAATTTGATTGCCTGAGCAAAAAATTTGGCTACAGCCAATGTAACTCCTAAATCCATGCCTGCCAAGAGTTTCTTAGCCTTATCTGGTGTTGACAGCTCCTCATTATTGTACAAAAGAGGAGGAATCCACATATCCCTGCATTCCAGTAAGCAATGCTCCAAAGTAAGCAATGCTCCAAAGTATCAATTTCTCCAGAAGCACAGTCACAAAGTCTATCAGAATATGCTGTCATTGGCATTCGACCTTGCATTACTTGAGAAGGGAACAAGTAATGACTGGGCTGCTGCAGCTATTGTTTTTTTACAGCTTTAATTTTAGTAACATGTTTTTAGTAGAATTATTGTTAGTTGCCTTGTTTCATATAAATAAGTGCATGTAGGGATTCCCCCTCTCCTTGAACAATAACCTCAGAAAGTCAGGTCAATCTCTGAACCTACTTTAAGAAGCCCACAAAAACTATGATGATACTATTTTCTTTGAGTGTGGTATAGAAAGTTAATTAGCGCCCAGAAACAAAAGAGTTTATTTTCTGTAAGCAACAGTCATGTTTTTAGGAGGCTGGGAATGTTGGCCTTTTCAAGGGCCAGCTGATTTACGGCGCATCTATTgtaatcagggttgccagatccaggttgggaaatacctggagatttggggggtgtagctttaggagggtggggtttggggaggtgaggaacttcagtggggtataatgccatagattccaatttccaaagcggccgttttctccagatgaactgatctctgtcatctggagatcagttttaatagtgggagatctccagccaccacctggaggttggcaaccctaattgtaatggCCTTATAAATCCTCACAGAAAAGTGTGATGAGGCAGGATAGGTAGCCTGGAGCTGTGGGTTACTAGACCTGAATTCCTTTCTCCTTTCCAATTTTGCTTTTTTAACATCTATGATCCCTTGATGCGTTCTCCTTGAATGAGCAAAAATGCTCACTTTTCTCTCTTTCACCCACCGTAACCCTGCCCTCCCTTTTCCCATCACAAACGATGTCCTTCTCTGCTTATTTGGTTTCCCTTGTATCTCTTCGGTTTCTTTCCCTTCTGTCATAAATCCCTTCCATTCTTCTTCGCCATCCCACTTTATTGTctgcttttaaaagcaaaaaggagaggagaatctcTGAATCTTCTGTCTTGCTAATCTTTGGAGGGTTCCCATGACTTGAACATCTAATGTGCTGTCAAAGTATGCATTAACTACTTTGTTTTACCCTAAATACATTCTGTTGATTGACAAAGAAATGCAGCCTTTGTTCTATATTATATGATAAGAGCTTCcttgaaaaaagaaaggaatatgCAAAATTATTTCCTTACATCTGCCTCCTCCACTCCTATAACTCTTGGCAGGAGCTCCAGACTGCATTTGTGTCCTGCTCTCATGCTGCCACAAAAGCCAGGCAACAAAGAGTGTGTAGGGGGCTATGGGGTATGGGTGTGCCAACTGCCTGCCTGGGAtcaaaagaaaggaagggaacTGGGCTCACAGGATGTACTCCCTGTCCTCTGACACTCTCCAAGCACTGTAGCTCCTCCCCCAGTACCTTTAGTTTATTTAAATGAAGTATGTACTTTTCTTTTCCGAAATAATTTATCAGACTGGCTCagaagcaaagaaaataacaCACAATAAATAGAACTCTACTGAACTGAAATAAAAGCAGCAACATTTAAAACAGCCATAAATACCAGTAACTACAGAGCAATCACACTCACAATGGGAATAGTTAACTCACAATATGGCAATCAAAATTCAGTGCCGGATTAATTAGAACTAAGAATGATTGCAGTGTCTGATTCCACAATTGAATCAGGTTCCCATTGTTCCTTGGGCAGCTCATCAGATTGAATCCAATTCCAGGGTGCTTTTAATAAGCAGTCTGGCCAGTTATGAGCCAGAGACTCAGTCTTGGCACTTAGTGAAGGTTCAGAAGGGCACATTGCTGAGCTCTCAGAAGTGTTCTGGCACTTAGTGATGGTTCGTTCAGTACCAGTACACTTCTGAGGGCTCAGTGGTATGCATTTCTCAAGGCTGAGACTTTGTTTTGACCGAAACAGATACTtagtcatgtagggttgccaacctccaggtactagctggagatcttctgctattacaactgatctccagccaatagagatcagttctcctggagaaaatagccgctttggcaattggactctatggcattgacgtccctcccctcccctccccaaaccccgccctcctcaggctctgcccccaaatttcccaacctggagctggcaaccctatagagatgGCCTGTAACTGCCAGGGATTTGTGTGAGGTCCCAGAAATTGAACTGGCATTACTAACACCCCAAGAAGGGGAGACTAGCAGCTTGACAGGCTATAGGGTTCAGCTATAGGAGACAGtaggggtgaaaacacatggttgctttagcctcctttattccctgtttcagccaggattcagccaggatcgaacgattgcgttttgccgaatgtgcgttcgatcctggttgaatcctggctgaaacagggaataaaggaggctaaagcaaccgtgcgtttttgcctAGGAGTTCTGTAAACTGAGCTCTCACCCTGCATTTGTGGTTTTTTGAGAAGTCTTTGCAGGGGGAGGATTTAAGACTTCCCCACTTTGTTCACAGAGCTCTGATTAGAACGGTGCTTGAAATATGGGGAGGATTTTTTAAGGAGTGGCCTAACAACTACCTTCTTCAAGGTGTTCAGGCAGTCACACTCCCTCTCTCAAGACCCAGCCAGTCACTCCCCTCTGGCAAGACATAATTTGCCCAGAAATTCAAGGACTGGGTTAGGCCCCTGTGGCAGTCCTGAATTTCCACAGGGAACTCACAGCTGCCAAATGGCTGCAAGTCCTCGTGGCAACCAGGGCTTGttttgtgatggtactcactggtactgaATACTGGTACCGTTTTTCAGAGGGGGAATTGGGAGATATCAGTGTCCTGAAGGGGGAATTGGGGGATATCGGTGCAGCCTTATATATTAACACTGGGACTTTTTtgtaaacaaacaacaacaaaaagcactGGTGGAGATCATGTGGTATATGTAACATTTAGTTTGGTCTTGAGAGGAACATTTTGAGCCAGATTTTGTGCCAGTGTGGAACTAAAATAAGATCACCACCCATAGCCCACACTTCCCAAGAATAACCAAGAATCTTGCGACACATTAAACGCTAGTGATGTTATTTTGGCATACGCTTTTGGGATCCAGAGCTAACTTCTGCATCTGACAAAAtgggctctggctcacaaaagcttatgccacaataaacgtGTTAAGCTTTTAATGTGTCACAAGATTCTTTTTGGTTTAGTGGCTGCAGAGTGACACAGAGCTACatctctgtgttgtttttttacaacacAGAAGGAAAAGAATTGACATGCTGTACATACCAAAAGCTTACCACTCTCCACCCATGGTGGGCAAAGTCCTGCCCCCACTCCATTGCCCATGTTTGATCAATTGAGCaacagggggaaatgggggaaggTGACAttgtggctgctgtgaaatcACTTCTGGGTGACCACAGATATCACAGCAtctgcaacactctaggaatttctcctatGGTCTTTACCTTAGAGACTGTGTAAATTCCTAGAACGTTGTGGGGCTGTATGATATCACTTTGAGTGATCACCCAGAAGAGATGCCAGTGTCTGTAACGCTCCCCCTCTCCAGGTCCCCCCACCATATCTCCCAGGGTTGGGAGGAACAGGGCTGGGAACTTTAACATACCATCAGGGTGTAGGTCTCCGGGGTGAGAGAATAAGGGTTCCCATTGATTGTAAAAGTAACATCAGGCATCACATTCAGGTTGCTGCATTCCATGGCATACTGCAGAGCAACAGATATATTTGCCACTGTCAAGATACAGCCTTTTCAATTAAAAATGCAAATTTGAGGGGAAGGAGGTAGAAAATGGGAGGAATCATAAGGGGAAGAGCAATAACTGCACTCTTTCTTGCTGCCCTGAGACATGTAATGGTTTATGCACCTATACCCATGCATCTAGAGGAAAGGTAGTTTGAAAGGGTGATCTGGAGCAGAAAAATAGCAGGGAAGGACTGAACACCCACCTTCTATCCCCTCAGAATGCCCCCCCCACCACAatatgattttcttttttttaaaaaatggcactggAGGTTCCTTACACATGTTTGCAAGTAATGTACACCTTGTTCCACAACAGCCACCTGGTTAAAAACCAAGCAGCTCTATGTTTAACACACTTATGACTTGAAGttgcatatttgtttgtttgtttgttctattTTTATCTCGCTCTTCCTGAACAAGTCAGGCTCAAATACTTCATAAAGTACACAAACTAGAAAATATTGAAAAACCAACAAGAGGCTCAAGAAGACTTAGAGCCAGTGAAAAGCTAATGAAAAAAATATGAGTATAGAGAGAAATGTACAAAATGTACATTTTGTACATTAGTTCTAGGTATAAAGACTGATAGGGCTGGCCATAGATCAATACCGGTTTTTAGCATTGAGAAAAAGGAATATCTGCAAATGCAGCCTGTTTTGTCTGCTCATCTGACATGCCAGGGTAGGGTTGCAAATAGGTACCTACCTCTCCATCCACAGGAACTGCCCCAATTAATTTCTGCATTTGGATTATGTCCTCGGAAGGACCTGTAATGAGAGATGTCCCTGTGTCCACAATAGCCTGACATCCTTCTGCACAGAATTCAATGTTCCCATTAACCTTGAtactgaaaagggaaaaaaatgaaatgtgcTTTGGAGTCAAATGGGAAAGGCAGTATTTAGGGGCAGGTGACTCAGGTGCCAAGTTGGGACACTAAGCTTAAAAGGCATCTGCCATGGGCTGTCTACTCAGTTATCTATTCAACAGGTGAAGAAGAACTCAAACTATGGTGGCAGGGTTACTCTTCTAGGGTTCTCACTTGCTGTTTAATACATTTGAAAGCTCACGTTGGTCATCACGGTGAACATGAACCCAGAACCTGATGCTTGCAGCTCTACAGCTTTACTCTGCACACTGTCTAAATTACCTGCCTTCAGGGAAAAGCTATTAGACTAATCTCCTCTGTACTACGGCACCCTCCTGAATATGGTACATCCTGCCTGAAGAGATCTAATGAGAGCAACTGGGAGCAGCTGACAGAAGGGCCAATAAGATCTAGCCTGAATATATAAAATGCTTACTTCAGCCTCATCAACTGGTCCATGCTGCAGACATCCTGCTGATTCTGGTTCCTGACTGTTTGACTTCATGTCTTTTCTCTTCCTTTGGTGGCCTTGTAGTTTCTTGTCTTCTGGCCTCACCCTGCTTGTGTCATGCCCTGATGAATTCCTGCATCTCTCTGACCCTATGGCTACCTGACTGTTGGTTTGACTTTTGGCTCTCCCATCCTGTCTGATCCATCTGTACCTAATACCCAATATCTGTTGAATACTGCTGTAGGTTTGAATTCCAACTCAATCCCCATGCTGGCTTAAAGGGTACTTGGAAAGATGAAAAGCACCACAATGAAAAACACAGTTTCCTGGTTAGGGAGGATATCCACAGTAAAAATGTTTGTATTActgaaaatactttttttattCATAAATGTTCCAATGCTAGTCAGATCAGAGATATAAAACAAATGGTAGATTCTTcaatcaatgggcttaggctggagtattCTTtgttaggatttcactgttagtgTACTTTTCCAGGAAAATATTCTATTTCAATTTTTAATTTGAGCCTGATCTCCCCACTACCACCATCCCCATTTTCTACAGGGCAAGGAAATCTATTAGAATTAAAGAGtgtaaacacacatgaacacacacacatgaagctgccctataccaaatcagacccttggtccatcaaagttagtattgtctactcagaccagtagcggctctccagggtctcaggcaggggtctttcacatcacctacttgcctagtctctccaactggagatgccagggactgaacctgggaccttctgcattccaagcagatgatctaccactgagccatggcccctccccatctatGACATCTCTGCAACTGGAGTTCAAGCAACTGCTTGACCTCTGTGGCTAATTTTCAGTGATGTAAGGGGTAAGAAAGATGCAAAGGATATTATAATGCAAGTATTTTAAACAGCCCTCTTGAACATTGTGCTTTACATATATGAGAGCCTGCATTCTACTTGTACTCAAGGATTGTTGATTTACATGGGTTGCTCTCAATTCCAGCAGCCCTTCCActtgtgtagagttgccagctccaggttgggaaatacgtggagactttgggggtggagactgagtagggtggggtttgaggagggacatcaatggggtataatgccatggactccacctttgaaagcgaccattttctccaggtgaactgatctgtatcacctggaaatcagttgtactcccaggagatctccagctaccacctggaggttggcatctctacaCTCATGGGAAAGATCATTCCTGGGGTTGTGAGAAAAAAGCCACTTAGGTTGGGGCACTGCAGGAAGGAGAGGAAAGGGAGTGAAATAGCTCCTTCAGTGTCTTCCACAAGCACAAGCACAGCTCTACTGATTGAAAAAAGAAGGGGcaatttctcccctccttcctcctttcTGCAGTGCCGTCATTCATTTGACTATTCTATTCCTCCACGCAAGTCCAGCAAACCTAGGACTGATGTTTCTGGAGGTCGGAAGGGGGTGCCAGAAGTGTGAGAGAAATGCCTTCCGTGTATACATGGTTGGATATATAGACTATGGATTTTGGAATCCAGGGAATAACTTCTGGGTGTGCCAAAAAGGTTTTAGGCTCCAAAAGACATGCCTGGTTGCCAAAAACAGTTGCCAAATTTTTTTCTATGTAAAAGTGAGAATTTTCTGTAAGTGGGCATGCTTGAAATGTGTGACCTATGCATGCACCCTAAGGTGCTGACTCGTTGACCTGAGACCCAGAATTCGATTTCCCTTTACTGCATGCGAGACAATCATGTGCATGCATGTGATTCCTCTATAGCCTCCTACCTACATAGGCTCACACAGAGGGATGCAGGGTAGAAGGAAGCCAGACGAAAAAAGAAGTGGTGAAGAAGTAGCTTGGAGATGTGGTAGTGTAACCCCGAGtccactgatgggggggggggggggactcagtcTATTCATCTTTAAGTGACTGGCTAGAATGATAGAAGTCAGAAAAGACTGAGATCGGGAGACCCTGGTCTGCTTGAGCTCAACAGGCCTGAATTGTTACATGTTAATTATTGTTTTACACACTTAATTGTTCTATATTTTACGTCTTATGGGGGAAAAGGAGGAACAAGTTAGAAGCTTTGTTGATTGTTATTTTCATAAATGTAAGTCTCACGAGGTGGGAGCAAACTGTCAAAGACAGGAACTCCCTCAATTCTTAATTGAAAAACAATATTTCTTAGAAGGCCAagcaaagaatttcaagacaaatggaaattgTATTTCTTCTATACTTCTCAAAATCTGGTTTGAGGGTGCATGCGTATTGTGAGAATATATTTTATATGTCAAAATTTCAGAGTAAagtttaaataaaaagaaaaacaatatttCTTTGCTCGCCCTCTTTGAATTAAATAGAAGTTTCAGTAGCAGCATCTGTTGAAACTGATTCACATTCACTTCCATAAACAGTCGGCCCACCCCATGCTAGATCCCACATGCATGTCAGTCTACCATGATTAATTTTTCACCAACCACAGAaagacaaagtcccccaccaaagactgctaagcaaacttcatagtcatgggataagaggacaagtcctcttatggattgagagctggctgaaaaataggaagcagagagtaggaatcaatggtcagttctcacaatggcgggatgtgagcagtggggtgcctcagggatctgtgttgggaccggtgcttttcaacctgttcatcaatgacctggagttggggttaaacagtgaagtagccaagtttgcagatgacaccaaattatttagggtggttaaaacaaaatcggactgggaagagctccagaaggatctctgcttactggaagaatgggcattaaaatggcaaatgagattcaatgtgagtaagtgtaaagtgatgcatattgggacaaaaaatcccaacttcacatatacactgatgggatctgtgctggcagcgacagaccaagaaagggatcttggggtggtagtggatagctcaatgaagatgtcaacccagtgtgcggctgctgtaaaaaaaggcaaattccatgctggccataattagacgaggaatagagaataaaactgctgatatcatactgcccttgtacaaatctatggtgagaccacacttggaatactgtgtacagttctggtcaccacacctaaaaaaggatattacagagcttgagaaggtgcagaaaagagcaaccaaaatgattaggggactagagcaactgtcctatggggagcggttaagacgcttaggactgtttagcttggaaagaaggtggctgaggggagacatgatagaggtctataaaattatgcatggtttggagagagtggacagggagaagtttttctccctctcccataatactagaatgcggggtcatctgctaaagctggagggtgagagattcaaaacagataaaaggaagtattttttcacacaacgcatagttcaattgtggaactccctgccccaggatgtggtgatggctgccagcttggagggctttaagaggggagtggacatatacatggaggagaggggtattcatggctgttagttagaatggatattagtcacgctgcatacctattctctctagtatcagaggagcatgcctattatcttgggtgcagtggaacacaggcaggatggtgctgctgcagtcatcttgttagtggcttcctagaggcccctggttggccactgtgtgaacagactgtgttggacttgatgggccttggtctgatccagcagggcctttcttatgtgcttatgttcttataaacagATAGCCATTGCAATTTGTTCTACTCCCCAACAGGGCTGAGTCAATTACGTTCTCTCTGGCACACCCAGGGAACCTCATCCAGCTACTACAATTTTAGAAGACTTCTGAACTCCATGGACACATACTACTTTTTAAATGCCCTGACTTTAAAACGGAACCAGTTTGCTATGTAGAGTCTGGAGGGATTCCTTCTGATATATACAGCTCCAGAGACCTACTGGATACATAAACCCAAGTACACAGGCTGTTTTATTTAAAGTCTGACTTCTTCAATGACAGCAAAACATATTATTGATTTTCATTACTGCTTTCCTGCAACAAACCTTCCCTCCATTATCTCTGCAGTTAACCCAACGAGTTCCCAAAACAAAATACTTACTTATCCAGCTGGATCTGCCAATAACCCTGTTTAGTTACTGGAACCCAGTTGAGGTCCCCACTGAAATGAGAAGCATCAAAGCCACCCCAAATCAGTTCCCCTCCTACAGAGGATTCTGGGTTTCTGAGGAAAAAAAGAATTGGCATTTCAGTTAGGATTTCAATTAGCAAGGGCCTTccttattatttcatttatttcattttacgttttctgtgttgttttttaatgttggaAGAATATCATTAATTCCCCATGTCCTCTAAaggcatacatttttaaaatagcgACTATGGGGTTGTCTTTTCATCTCCACTTTCATTGATTTTAGTTAAAGAAGGGTCTACATTGGAAGGAAGCATTGGTAGCTGGCACCAGAAGTTAGTTTATGTCACCTGTTCATGTAGACGGAGAACATTGGTAGATCTACCAGGTTTTGGGCCATCATGTTATCAAAGACTGGAGTGACTCCATCCACGGCCAGGGATGGGTAGGCCAGACCAAGGATCCCATCAAATTCAGAATCCAAAAAGGTGCTTCCAGGCTCATTGACACTTTCTGCAAATTGCTGATTGGCTACAGTAATTCCTTCTACCTGAAGGGCAGAAACACATGAATTCTGATCCTATACTcatgaaaataaacaaacaaaaataacccaAGAATTGTGCCCCTCCAAAGGAAAAGTACACAGAAAGCAAAATATCTGGGGTGCTGGGAAAGGTCATATAATGGGGAAATGTCATTACCTACTCTGACCAGCCCTACAAATCTGATTCAGAGTCTTTAGGAAAGGAGCTGAGGAACCAAGGTGGGTGACtcaactgtgttcagttttgggcactgcaatttaagaaagatgtagacaagctggaatgtgtccagaggagggcaacaaagatggtgaagggtctggagaccaagtcctatgaggaaaggttgaaggagctgggtatatttagcctgaagaggagaagactgagaggggatatgataaccatcttcaagtacttgaagggctgtcatatagaagagggtgctgacttgttttctgttgccccagaaggtcggatcagaaccaatgggttgaaattaaatcaaaagagtctctgtctagacgttaggaataattttctaacagttagagcagttcctcagtggaacaggcttcctcgggagttggtaagttctccttccctagaggtttttaagaagaggttaaatggccatctgtcagcaatggtgattctattaccttaaacagatgatgaaagggaggacatcttggccatcttctgggcatggagtatgggtcattaggtgtgtatgggggaggtagttgtgaatttcctgcattgtgcaggggattggactagatgaccctggtggtcccttccaactctatgattctatggttgccaggttcctcctagCAACTAGTGGGAGCTTTTGGGAGGCAGGTactgggggagagtgctagagcatcccctgaTGCAATGCCAGTGCTTCCACATCACACCGTAAGTGACATCATCATTCAGGGACGTAGATCGTTCCCCTGCCCTTCAGCaagcctgcttccacccaccaaacagctgagtgtcAGCGGGCAGCAGCAGGAAGCACCGGGAGAACAtgcagctttatatgttcatacatatgtagggttgccagctcagggttcggaaatacctggagattttgggggtggagcctgaggagggcagagtttggagaggagagggaattcaatgccacagagtccaatcgccaaagcagcagttttctccaggcaaactgatctctgtctcatggagatcagttgtaatagtgggagatttccagtgaccacctggaggatggcaaccccgtGCATATGTATGTGCATATGTTGAAGGTATACTGACATAATGTAGTAATTTACCCTAATAAAGGTTGAATCTGTTACTCTTTGCTACAAACAAGCATTAGGGGAAAGAATATTGAATGGTGTGCACAACAATGAATAAAGCATTATCCTATTACTTCAATGAACAACTCAAGTGAGTTCAGAAAATGAAGGTAAAGATAGTCAAGCAAAATATCCATGATAATGATGTGTTGTCTTGATCACAGGCTGTAGAAATGACATTAAAAATCACAGGAGGATGTAGAACACATTGAAACTAGAAAATACCCTACATTTGGTATACACATATAAAGAGAAGCTGTCCTTCCTCCCtccaaagtaaaataaaatgttgaTTAGATCATGCTTTTCAACAAGTTTGGAAAATAAGGTATTGAGGGGAGACTGTAAAGAAACAATGAGATCTTCCACTCACAGTTACTTGATCTGATCCAATTATTCCTGTCAGGCTTCCAGTGCCATATTGGATAGAAAAAGGAGTCCCCACCTCAGTGTAGGTGCTGGAGGCTGATGGATGAAATCTGGAATGTTCGACTATAGTTTAAAATAAAGTTTCCTCAATCAGAATATTGAATAAGTGAAATGTGACACCCCCAAATCTTGTGATATAATAACCAAGAGTGCTGGCATGAAAAGTTACAGTGCTGGCCTGTACATGTTTTGGAAGTAAATTCCTCTATGTTCAGTGGAACTT
This Euleptes europaea isolate rEulEur1 chromosome 2, rEulEur1.hap1, whole genome shotgun sequence DNA region includes the following protein-coding sequences:
- the CTSE gene encoding cathepsin E, giving the protein MKQLILLMFSVWLVSGVQRVPLRRHKSLRATLKERGQLSKFWKAHKVDMIKYTQECSAVQEVNEPLLNYFDVEYFGQISIGTPPQNFTVLFDTGSSNLWVPSVYCVSKACVEHSRFHPSASSTYTEVGTPFSIQYGTGSLTGIIGSDQVTVEGITVANQQFAESVNEPGSTFLDSEFDGILGLAYPSLAVDGVTPVFDNMMAQNLVDLPMFSVYMNRNPESSVGGELIWGGFDASHFSGDLNWVPVTKQGYWQIQLDNIKVNGNIEFCAEGCQAIVDTGTSLITGPSEDIIQMQKLIGAVPVDGEYAMECSNLNVMPDVTFTINGNPYSLTPETYTLMENSDGMTLCTSGFQGLDIQPPAGPLWILGDVFIGQFYSVFDRGNNRVGLAPVVN